Proteins found in one Perca fluviatilis chromosome 9, GENO_Pfluv_1.0, whole genome shotgun sequence genomic segment:
- the LOC120565340 gene encoding uncharacterized protein C1orf226, with product MLSEKHFSPRVDQSMFENSIAQQQSPQTSRLGQPSARRSPASANHNLSSSSVDSPSSGGQQRLKNAINLGKAVGAKVNDLLRRKEPSHLGDIGVTEVNKNVGANWSCMDQLNQTTANSHISSFDSFPRLDPPPPSGKKRLPRALKTTADMMISSDPVVSSPDPADSSSFLSSPDKTPLIAKEELRNSEEEEQQQQPGEKKDEGSEELTLPPGPAEKKVAAEWETTGSNGKVDGVIGGEEDDVENRSSEGGEEEQPQLQLSVPDLINKDTKPCDVWQKASGPDSRQASTPRSGKTSCRISLGEEVLLGNGAPCNNGTGGSAVDPEPHPDLLSFE from the exons ATGCTTTCCGAGAAACATTTCTCTCCAAGAG ttgATCAAAGTATGTTTGAGAACTCCATTGCCCAACAGCAGAGTCCTCAGACCTCCAGGCTGGGCCAGCCCTCGGCCCGACGCTCCCCAGCATCAGCTAATCATAACCTCAGTTCCAGCTCCGTCGACTCTCCGTCCTCCGGAGGCCAACAGAGGCTTAAAAATGCCATTAATCTGGGCAAGGCTGTCGGCGCAAAG GTCAATGACTTGTTAAGAAGAAAGGAGCCCAGCCACCTCGGGGACATCGGAGTCACTGAGGTCAACAAGAACGTTGGTGCCAATTGGAGCTGTATGGACCAACTTAACCAGACCACTgcaaacag TCACATCTCCTCCTTTGACTCCTTCCCCCGGCTGGACCCCCCGCCTCCATCGGGGAAAAAGCGCCTCCCTCGAGCGCTGAAGACCACGGCGGACATGATGATCTCCTCTGACCCCGTTGTCTCCTCTCCGGACcctgctgactcctcctccttcctctcttctcctgaCAAGACGCCCCTCATCGCCAAGGAGGAGCTGAGGAAcagcgaggaggaggagcagcagcagcagccgggcGAGAAGAAGGACGAGGGGTCAGAGGAGCTCACGTTGCCACCGGGCCCAGCAGAGAAGAAAGTCGCTGCCGAGTGGGAGACGACGGGAAGCAACGGCAAAGTTGATGGAGTGATAGGTGGAGAAGAAGATGATGTGGAGAACAGGAGCAGTGAAGGAGGTGAAGAGGAACAGCCCCAGCTGCAGCTCTCTGTGCCGGACCTCatcaacaaagacacaaagcCATGCGACGTCTGGCAGAAGGCGTCAGGGCCGGACTCCCGGCAGGCCTCCACCCCCCGCTCGGGGAAAACTTCCTGCCGCATCAGCCTGGGGGAGGAGGTCCTGCTGGGGAACGGCGCGCCGTGCAACAACGGCACCGGAGGGAGCGCCGTAGACCCCGAGCCCCACCCGGACCTGCTGTCGTTTGAGTAA